The DNA sequence TGTTTTACTGTGGGAcatgcaccaacacacacacacacacacttttttccctgatccacacacacacacacacttttttccctgacctacacccacacacacctatacacacaccctcccctgtgacagtgtgtgttcaTTCTGGCAGTATGGCTGCTGGAGACCTATGGCCTCTTTATTCCCACGACACCCCTACACAGTCTGACTGGGATGGGGCCACACCATGGTGCCTTATGTTCCTTTCTCATCTATGTGGTTTCATTCATTTATTCGAGTCTGCTTGTTTTTCTGAGTGTGAGGGGGCATATTGTACATGTATTGTGGTAGCATGAGCTTAATATAATGATATTTGAGGAAACTGGTCCAAGTAATAGAGTAACGTTTATTGAGCTTGCTGTtggtctgtttatgtctctcatTGGTTATACAGTGAAACACGTGACTTCCAATATATCCTCCATCTCACCCTACCAACCTTGTAGAGTAGCTCCATTAACTCCCCAGGCCTATTAAAGTGACAGTGATAGCAGAGCAGGTGTAATTCTGTAGTTTTACAGCATCTGAGGTGACAAAACcctatcttctctcctcctttactgCTCCCAGACCGTCTATGAGCGTATTGAGCTGTTAAACCTGCATTTTTCATCACCAGGACCATGTCCACCAAGGCTGGGCTGCCTCGGACCATTAGACCATTTTACTTATTCAATACTAAAAGGTGCTCCTAAAACAGGCTGGTGGCTATCTGCTTTGACTGTGGTGGTCAACTACGTGTGAGTGGATGGGGTAGTAAGATAGCAGCTGTTTCAGGTTGATTCAGTAATGGAGTTGATTTGTGTTTTGGAGATTACatattttttcattttatttttttatatttcacctttatttaaccaggtatgccagttgagaacaagttctcatttataactgcgacctggccaagataaagcaaagcagttggaaacatacatacatacatacatacatacatacatacatacatacatacatacatacatacatacatacatacatacatacatacatacatacatacatacatacatacatacatacatacatacatacatacatacatacaacgcATACATACAACgcatacaacaacacatacaacaaATTAAGCACACAGTGCCCCCACACCAGGCACAGAAACAGACGAAAATCATTACCGAACAGTTGCATTACATCAATAAAACTGATTTATCAAGATGGTGTCCTGTCACTTATGGACATCATGATCATCTCAGGAACACGTTTAGTCAAATGATTAAAGTGTGTGTCCAGAACCGGGATCTGTCCAATACACACTACCATATGTCACCCTTGGTGTCCATATATCCCTGCAGAGGAAAGAAGGATGGAGGGTGTAAGAAGAGAAAAGCAGACAATACAATTCCACATGTATTGCTTCTTGTGCCGTCACTCCGCGGGAGGCTTTATTAGGGGTCGGCTCGTCTTATCTCTCACACGATATGGCACGCGCAAGAGGGTCAGCACGTGTGGAGGAGAGACAAGTCTAGAGGAGGCAGAAGGTTTCCCTGTAATCGTGCCCTTCACAGAAGAATGGCCCCTGGCATGCAGTTTACTATAGTGCATCTGATATGATCATAATATCACGGAAAAACAAGACGGACTACAGGAGCAGTCGTTCTGTCCACGAGCGCACCCTGTCCTGACGACAACTTTCTTTGTTTTCCTATAGCAGAGGTCAAGAGACAACACTTCTGAAGATCTTTATCCTCAGACAATCAAGTGATGCTCCGAAAAAGTGAAAGAAATCATTAACACCTCGTTACAGCCTAGTTAATAGGCTCGTAAAATAGTTTTGAATAGTCAAACATCTCATTTGAAGACCTTTGATGGCATCACCTTTAAATTGAGTTTTTCTCGAACATAAAATGTTGATGAGAAGGGTTGGAAATGTTTGACCGTTAGAGAAACCAACAAGAGTCACAGTTTTTAACGTGGAAATAACTCATCAGCGGTACACCCTTCTTGGATAAAGTTCAACAAATGTATAAGGTGAGTTTAAACATTCCTACAATTGAAACAAACATTTTTGGAAGAACATAACGTTTTATAGGCCTATCTGTTTCCATTTTCCAATGATGATGTTTATTTTGATATTGGAAATAATTCCAGTGTTGTATAATTATTTATGTTATCCCCTCTAAACTAAAAGTAACATGCTAAATATTGTGCCTTTATATAACGCGCATAAAGGATCTCGTTTGTATATCAGCATATTTCAGACGCGCGTCATCCATTCATAGCCTACACAGCACGCGAATCGTCTGCGAGACAGATGGTCAGCTGCTCACGTGAATTCGGAGCTCTCCCAATAATTAATTTCAATTAAGTCTTAATTAATGTCTGCTGTGTTATTTGATGTATGTTCGCAGCTATCGGTTTTAATCGAATGCAGCCTGTGGACATTTGTTCCCATGAAATGGACAGACGAGACTATTTTAAAATGGGCAGACTAGCCAGAATTGCTCAACTTTATGAGTAGTAGGCGAATAGGCTATTTCGATAGACCCTACTACATAGGGCGTTTTAAAAATCCAGATAAGACAATTCATATGgattgtgtttacacaggcagtccaCTTCTGATATTAttgccactaattggtcttttgaccaatcacatcagatcttttcacatcagatctttttcagagctgatctgattggccagaaaaatatcagaattgagaTGCCTAATAGGCCTAGACAATGAAGTGAATTGTTAGAATCAGCACCAAGGACAGTGCACAACAGGAGTGGGAACATGCATCTCACCAAAATATTCTCTCACTTTTAAAAATCGAATTGTCCACAGAAACCTAACATATCCTCACCCCTGATCTCTCCTCTGTTATAAGACTAAacccatctctctcacacaggggTGGTTGAACCTTTGATCTGAAAACTGATCACAGTTGACTGCTTGAAGATGATGCTAAGTCCAGACCAGCCAGATGCCGGACTGCCCACAGAGACCCTGCTGAACGGCATCAAGATGGAGTGTGCCCCCATGCCTGCGGAGCCCGCAGAAGGCCAGGGCAAGGCGCGATCTCTGTCCATGCCTTCCCTCagcagggaggagaagaggaggcggCGGCGTGCCACAGACAAGTACCGGTCCGCACACGCCACGAGAGAGCGCATCCGCGTTGAGGCCTTCAACGTTGGGTTCGCCGAGCTGAGGAAACTTCTCCCGACACTTCCGCCAGACAAGAAGCTATCCAAGATCGAGATCCTCCGGCTGGCAATCTGCTACATCACCTACCTCAACCATGTGCTGGACGCGTAGGGCACGCGTTAGGGATGGACATCTGTCAGTGAAGGAGAGAAGACTGAACATggggaagatctcaattgcatactcttcgcatcctctctcctttcttctccttctcaaaACTAATTTGATGAGAAAACCAGAGGATCCTCCTCTCTGACcgtctcctccaatgggttttgaaaaggagacaaggagagaggacgcAAGGAGTATGTAATTGAGATCTTCCCATGGAGACCGAGAAAGTTGGACATTGTTGCCACATATCTGGCCTCGGAGGCCTGTCGTGCCTATTGTGTCTGCCGAAGTCCCCTGGTGTGGTGCCACTGGGCCAGGGACACATAATAAAACAGGACctaatgtctctctgtctttcacagtGCTGTGATGGAAAGAAACTGCTGCCCCTCTGGACTTCCCCACAGACTTATTCAGTGCTGCTGCTGAGTCACCTCAATCCAAATTTGTTGTGTCAGAAAATGCAATAATGTCAGGTTGTCCTACTTCTTGTAGGCCCATGTTCCTAATATTGAAAGGTATAGTACTGTTAGCTTATAGACTTTACTGCCAGGGCCAAACTTCTCTCCATGGACAGGGCTGATTTAAAGGACCTATAGCTGCAGAGACGTGCTGAAATCAGCACTGATGTTCAAAATAGAATATAACTGGGCACTTATTTACAGAAAGTAGTTGTTTTATATTGTATTCATTGTTGGTTTGTGGATTAGGCCTAGTAAGTTATTTATTTGTCAATGAATGTTTACATTGTGTCATTTCTTATGTCTGGTGTTTGCACATGCATATGgatattgttgctctttaattgcAGTTTTTATCAGATTTGATCTGTTTAACATTTTCCCCAAAAAATGTGAAATCCTTGTTAAGTCCAAAGGTTGCAAGGGAAATTGCAATATTTCGTTTAGTATGGTGAGACAGTCTCAGATTTAGGCTGACAATTTCATTGTTAGATTTTTCGATTGTCCCGAAGTTTGTTGGTTTCGTGCTttttttagactaacattttttGGGTGACAAAAACTCCATAGTTTACTGTAGCCAATACCTGCTTTCCAAAGATTGCTTAACATTTCAGGGTGTCCTTTCATTTGTTCAATCAAATAAACAGATTTTTAAGTTAAAATATTCTTAAATGTTTGGTGTTGTATGGACATTCTGAATAGATAGACAgcagatttttttgtttttcgAAATTCCACCTGAACGTCTAACGATGTGGGTGACGCCAGGGTACTTCATATTTTCTCCAGATTGGAGAGGCGAGGTCTGGGGCACTGGGCCAGTGTCCGAGCCGGAGCCTCGCTCCGTAGTCGGTGGACAGACGCTCTCCCCACGGACGGGACAGGTGTTCCTCCAGACGAGCGGAGACAACCACATTACGGCCCATCCGTCTGCCACGTCCCCCCGGACACGGGCgggcacacgcacaaacacacacgtgcacgcatgcgcacgcacacacacgcatttaGGGAGAGGTGACTTGGGAATTATGGACAAGAGAAAAGAAAGCACATTGGCTGGACAAAGAGCTTATTCGTGAAATACATAATAATGACAATAATTGTAGGCTATATGCCTAACAATAATGATATAGCATACCGTTAATTATTTGAACATTGATAAATAATTCGACCTAAAAGCATCACAGAAAACCCTACATGAAAAACATAAAATATTGATAAACAAACAAGATTTTCTACATGGAAGTTCATATCGGTTTTGTGAATGCAGAAGAGCCtagttcaatttcgagtcccataacaaagtgtctgaatacttatttacataagataTTTACCTTGATGtttatggcgtattgtgtgtagattgacgaggtaAAAAATtgtaaacattttagaaaaagactaatgtaacaaaatgtggaaaaagtcaaggggaatactttccaaatgcactgtataaggagcccatctctccctctctatccttgcTCCTCCCCCATCACTGGTCATTTTTGTGAGAACCCTGACAGCTGGACAGGTCTGACATGTTTATCTTTTAACAATGGAATTGCAGAGACTATCAATGGCCGTCAGTCAGAATTGAAAAGTTTTAATTTCTTCACTTAGTCAAGATGTGTATTACTAACATTGATTTATTTAAAGCACGGGATGataagagagcgagagcgagaataATTGCAAATGGGTGAGTTGTGTGGTGCAAGGCTGCCCTCTGTTGGTCTATAGAACTACATGTTCAGCCAGCACCAGCAGGTTAAtgatcaaatacaattttattggtcaggtaatatctaacaatttcataacaatacacacaaatctaaaggaatggaattaagaatatatacattttggacgagcaatgtcagagcagcatagattaagagacagtagaatagaattcaatagaataaagtatatacatatgagatgagtaatgcaaaatatgtaaacattaataaaGTCACCAGTGTTcccttattaaagtggccagtgatttgaaGTCTATGTATattagggcagcagcctctaaggtgttatttaacagtctgacagtctgatggccttgagacagaagctgtttttcagtctctcagtcccagctttgatgcacctgtactgacctcgccttctggatgatagcggggtgaacaggccgtggctcgggtggttgttgtccttgatgatcagcAGCTCTTTAAATGTGAGTGCATTTTTTAAAGATGGGAACATACAAACAAAGTGACTAAGGAGAGTCTGGTAAAAGCTCAATGCAAATCTCTAGCCACAACTACCCCTTCAATATTGCCAGATCTGAGAGAATTGTTAAGGTAAAAACAGGCTGTGGAAGATGTTGTGGGTGGTGTCGTCATATAATGCATTCAGTCCTTCACATCTACTAAGACCATAAGGACTTGGTCTAATTAGATGAAGTGGTTAATGACAGACATGGAACAACGCTTATGTGGTTCCTAATTTAATGTAAAGCAAAGTATAGCCAAGGCTACAGTGTCATGGATTAAGGCTGTCACAGCTGACTGCCTTTGACccgttcactgtgtgtgtgttcctatgtTACTGCGCTCATAATTCTACATACTGTAGGAAAGACTACATTTCATCACTGAATTAATTGCTAATACATTAATTAATATATTCTACATTTGGGAGATGATGATAACTGCCTACACAGCGATGCCCCCTAGTGTATACCTATCATCGCCACAATCTCCCCCAGAATCCCTTCACTGTCTGTCCACAACTGTACTACGCCCATGGAGAAGCAGCAACACCGTCTGTGGATCggctggggctgggctgggtggATCAGTTCGTTTTGCAGCCTAGGTGTATAGCAGGCTTTATTTCACGTCCAAACGCAAGTGAAGGAATGTCGCCCCGGTGAAAAGGTGAGTTATGTGCGCATTGTAAATATATTGTAGCCAGTTCATCTGTGATTCATATCGTAATTCAGCCCTATTCGGTGGCTCAACAACTGGAGCTCGAAGCACGAGACCAGGATCAGAGTGAAGTTCAGTACCGCCGCGAATCGAGTAACGGTTCTTCGGCGTCGCATTACATTGACTTAGTTGATCATTCTCACTGCTATGATATGTTTTGATGTTTATCATATTTGTTGCTATACAACCGAATAACGTTTTAAATGAGACTACTCAGTTGACATCTCGTTCATGATCCACTAGACAACAGATAGGCTACAGTCATAGCCGCGGGAAGTATGGGTGCTGAGCGTCCTCAGAAAAATCTGAATAAAAAACGAAACAATAATAGGAATATAATTGTATGTTGCAATGTTGTTTTTCTTCACAAAAGtcgtgcactgggcctttactagtcctgtattagcacaGGGTTTCACAAAGTTGGTCctggtgcacgttttgttttttggcATCGCACAACAGagttgattcaaataaccaactcatcgtcaagctttgataatttgaatcagctgtttagTGACTTGGGGAGGAGACGGGGCTTGGGAACCCCTGTATTAGCAGACATATATAGCCCTTTGTAGCGCAGCAGGCTATATAATCTTTGCTCCAGCTAAAGGTAGGCGTAACTACTTACAAAAAGCGTGTTTAAAATAGACATGTTTTATTATCACCAGATAGGTGCCGTGAAATGTGTTGTGATGAAGTTCAACAAAAGTAAGTGAATGGCACTATTATACTGAAAGAGATTTGGTAATTTCGTCAAACTTGTGAGGCTCTCCATGCTTATTAGTTGGTGATTCAACATATTTGCTGTGATTTAACTCAATCCATTTTTAACAGTTTCCCACCCTAATTGTTATAAATTCCCAGAGATAAACCAGACATATTTTGTTGGCCAAATATTCCCAGATTTTCGTAAAAAGGCCGCATATGGTCTCTGCATCACCACATTTTGCGTAAGCAAAAATAGTTGGGTAGGTGCACAGCGGACAGCAGTGGTCCGGTGCACATTGAGCGTCACTCGGCCATTTCTCACAATGGTGCTCGTTTAGTAAAGTTAAATTAAAGCTGAATCAATGTTTTGGAAGTTCATATCATTCTTAATTAGTATTCTACATAACATAACCAAATATAATAGAATAACGTTACTCTTACACCAAAAACACCACCTTTATTTATTAGGAGATTTAGCTGAATAGTCAAAAAGAATAACCCAAACATCTTCCCATGGCTATTTTTttctcacttttatttaaccaggtaagctagttgagaacaagttctcatttgcaactgtgatctggccaagatcaagcatagcagttcaacacatacagagttacacatggaatgaacgtacagtcaataatacagtagaaaaaagaaaaccaagtctatatacagtgagtgcaaattaggtcaaataagggagttaagacaataaataggccatggtggcgaagtaattacaatatggcaattaaacactggaatggtagatgtgcaaaagatggatgtgc is a window from the Oncorhynchus tshawytscha isolate Ot180627B linkage group LG03, Otsh_v2.0, whole genome shotgun sequence genome containing:
- the LOC112245942 gene encoding helix-loop-helix protein 2-like — protein: MMLSPDQPDAGLPTETLLNGIKMECAPMPAEPAEGQGKARSLSMPSLSREEKRRRRRATDKYRSAHATRERIRVEAFNVGFAELRKLLPTLPPDKKLSKIEILRLAICYITYLNHVLDA